The DNA window AAAAATAGTCATGGCAACAATAGGCGAAATGAGTAAGTTTGAGTTTTCTGTCATTGAGATTTTTAGCTCTGGCTGATCTCTTTCTTCCCATATACGGGTTAAAAACCCCGACATGCGCTGTTGAAATAAGGTATATTCAATGAACTCATGGTTTAGTACCCATATTGTTTCTCTGAGAATTTGATTGGTTTCGCGGGCAAAATCACTCAACATCCCTAATTGTCGAGCTTGCTCCGATTTAATGGCGAGCATATCTAATTTTGTAATTATGTGAGTCAATTGGGAGCCAATTCCATCGTGCAAATCGCGGGCGAGCCTTTCGCGTTGTAACTGTAACTCATTTTGCAGGCCTATTGTAGTTGATTTAACCTTCCGGTTTTGTTGTTGAGTCCAGTAAAAATTCGCAGGCTGATTTTCGGTAATTGGTTGAAGATACTTTAGGGCTTCTAGGTCTATTTTAGTCCTGTAAATCAGGCCAATAGTTGTAATGAAAATATTGGTAATTAATGCGAATTTGAACACAGAGCTGGCAGAGAGGAGTCCGCTTACTACCTTTGTTTCTGTAAGTAATTCTTTAGTGAAGAAAGTTGTTAAAATGATAAATATACTTAATAAATAAACCCAACTTTTTTGAGGATTATGCTGAAGGATCTCTTTGATATAACATATCCATAAAATAAAATATCCAAGCCCAGTCAAGTACCCCATTTGAGATGCCCAAATATTGGAGTTTTTTTGATTAATATTGCCTGAGAAGTTTATAAATAAAAATGCGATATTAAAAAATAAATTTAACCATATAGGATTTAGTTTTAACCACCATTTAGGAGAAGTGTCATCTATGTTTAGGTATTGTATAATA is part of the Runella rosea genome and encodes:
- a CDS encoding sensor histidine kinase, with product MDFFIGVVFMATLIGLVNFWHHQRYIYIYYSGYIFSTTFYAFFHSELGQYIHGLFLHTYKDLGILFSLNLGLLFFTLFIIQYLNIDDTSPKWWLKLNPIWLNLFFNIAFLFINFSGNINQKNSNIWASQMGYLTGLGYFILWICYIKEILQHNPQKSWVYLLSIFIILTTFFTKELLTETKVVSGLLSASSVFKFALITNIFITTIGLIYRTKIDLEALKYLQPITENQPANFYWTQQQNRKVKSTTIGLQNELQLQRERLARDLHDGIGSQLTHIITKLDMLAIKSEQARQLGMLSDFARETNQILRETIWVLNHEFIEYTLFQQRMSGFLTRIWEERDQPELKISMTENSNLLISPIVAMTIFRIGQEVINNALKYSHADCIEILFRQRTNTIVVEMGDNGRGFDTQKVRKGYGLDNIKKRCNELGGELHLCSSSNGTIVIVELPPTESNML